The following proteins are co-located in the Styela clava chromosome 15, kaStyClav1.hap1.2, whole genome shotgun sequence genome:
- the LOC120333752 gene encoding nuclear receptor subfamily 2 group F member 1-B-like, whose amino-acid sequence MAMVASAWRDPPHIPPDDVTRSQVPSQVPPPHDPGPSQHHSSMAPQPPQSVGPPPHLPHHVPPPLPTTPGHNVPPTLGEVPCNGPPQTPTTPGGGSVVSDGSLGTSMGEGSMSRSNQNGNTGSTNGDKSHIECVVCGDKSSGKHYGQYTCEGCKSFFKRSVRRNLSYTCRGNRNCPMDQHHRNQCQYCRLRKCIKVGMRREAVQRGRMPPTQPHPGQYAITNGEPTLGHGYLSGYISLLLRAEPYPTSRFGLQCHTPNQIMGIDNICELAARLLFSAVEWARNIPFFPDLQVTDQVAMLKWVWSELFVLNAAQCHMPLHVAPLLAAAGLHTSMSADRVMAFMDNIRVFQDQVEKLKALHVDSAEYSCLKAIVLFTADAHGLNDAAHIESVQEKSQCALEEYVRTQYPNQPTRFGKLLLRLPSLRTVSAGMIEQLFFVRLVGKTPIETLIRDMLLSGGSYGWQYPPMPIQ is encoded by the exons ATGGCGATGGTGGCAAGCGCTTGGCGGGATCCCCCACATATACCCCCTGATGACGTCACTAGGTCACAAGTACCGTCACAAGTACCCCCTCCCCATGACCCCGGCCCCTCACAGCACCATTCCTCTATGGCGCCACAGCCGCCACAATCAGTCGGCCCGCCGCCACATTTACCTCACCACGTGCCACCACCTTTACCAACGACGCCAGGACATAATGTGCCTCCCACTTTGGGGGAAGTCCCCTGTAACGGCCCCCCACAAACCCCAACTACACCAGGAGGAGGGTCAGTCGTCAGCGATGGGAGTCTAGGCACTAGCATGGGTGAAGGATCAATGAGCCGATCGAATCAAAATGGAAATACAGGAAGCACAAATGGAGACAAATCACACATCGAATGCGTG GTGTGCGGTGACAAGTCCAGCGGGAAGCATTATGGCCAATATACGTGCGAAGGATGCAAAAGTTTCTTCAAACGAAGCGTACGGCGGAACCTTTCTTACACATGCAGAGGGAATCGGAACTGCCCCATGGATCAGCACCACAGAAACCAATGCCAGTATTGTCGGCTACGAAAATGCATTAAAGTTGGAATGAGACGTGAGG CCGTTCAGCGAGGACGTATGCCTCCGACACAGCCCCACCCGGGACAATATGCCATAACAAACGGAGAACCAACTTTAGGACACGGATATCTCTCTGGGTACATATCCCTCTTACTACGAGCCGAACCGTACCCCACATCTCGTTTTGGGTTACAGTGCCATACCCCTAACCAAATAATGGGGATAGACAATATATGTGAACTAGCCGCACGGCTCCTATTTTCCGCAGTCGAGTGGGCTAGAAATATCCCATTTTTCCCGGACCTACAGGTCACAGACCAAGTGGCGATGCTAAAATGGGTTTGGAGCGAACTTTTTGTCCTAAACGCGGCCCAGTGCCACATGCCACTCCATGTAGCTCCTCTTCTTGCAGCCGCTGGGCTTCATACATCAATGAGCGCGGATCGAGTTATGGCATTCATGGACAACATCCGGGTTTTTCAAGACCAGGTCGAAAAGCTAAAAGCTCTCCATGTCGATTCTGCTGAATATTCCTGCCTTAAAGCGATTGTTCTATTCACAGCAG aCGCACACGGCTTGAACGACGCAGCACACATTGAAAGTGTTCAAGAAAAGTCTCAATGCGCTTTGGAGGAGTATGTACGAACACAGTACCCTAACCAGCCAACGAGATTCGGGAAACTACTTCTAAGACTCCCTTCCTTACGTACAGTAAGCGCTGGCATGATTGAACAACTCTTTTTTGTGAGATTAGTCGGGAAAACGCCGATAGAGACTTTAATTCGTGATATGTTGTTATCCGGGGGATCGTACGGATGGCAATATCCTCCAATGCCCATCCAATGA